A stretch of the Natribaculum luteum genome encodes the following:
- a CDS encoding ABC transporter ATP-binding protein: MSTVTLESITKRYGSETAVDGLDLTIRDGEILGIVGPSGCGKTTTLRTIAGFETPTAGDVRFDDQVVTHVPPEQRNVGLVFQSYALFDTMSVRENVAFGLKMRDVPADQRRARADELLEMLGIADLADRRPATLSGGQQQRVGLARALAIEPHVLLLDEPMTGLDAALKERLRIEIADLLADLGVTALYVTHDQTEAMAMCDRIAVLNGGRLEQVGTPSAVYERPENAFVADFIGTSNVLEGTVRDGRLDLGVVELPGSFDATGSVQVVVRPESLELGGPLEATVEQATYLGDRTELVVALPDERTVTLRVDGNVEYSRGDSVSISIDPASVCVLP, from the coding sequence GTGAGCACCGTCACCCTCGAGTCAATCACGAAACGATACGGCTCGGAAACCGCGGTCGACGGGCTCGATCTGACGATCCGGGATGGCGAGATTCTCGGCATCGTCGGTCCCTCGGGCTGTGGAAAGACGACGACCCTGCGTACCATCGCCGGATTCGAGACGCCGACGGCGGGAGACGTCCGTTTCGACGATCAGGTCGTCACGCACGTCCCGCCCGAGCAACGGAACGTCGGGCTCGTCTTTCAGTCGTACGCCCTGTTCGACACGATGAGCGTCCGCGAGAACGTCGCCTTCGGCCTCAAGATGCGAGACGTGCCGGCCGACCAACGTCGTGCTCGCGCCGACGAACTGCTCGAGATGCTCGGCATTGCCGACCTGGCCGATCGACGGCCGGCGACGCTCTCGGGCGGCCAGCAACAGCGCGTCGGTCTCGCTCGAGCGCTGGCGATCGAACCCCACGTCCTCTTGCTCGACGAACCGATGACTGGACTCGACGCCGCGCTCAAAGAGAGACTCCGGATCGAAATCGCCGACCTGCTCGCGGACCTCGGCGTGACTGCCCTGTACGTCACGCACGACCAGACCGAGGCGATGGCGATGTGCGACCGCATCGCCGTTCTCAACGGTGGCCGCCTCGAGCAAGTCGGGACGCCGTCGGCGGTCTACGAACGGCCCGAAAACGCGTTCGTCGCCGACTTCATCGGCACCTCCAACGTTCTCGAGGGGACGGTCCGAGACGGCCGACTCGACCTCGGCGTCGTCGAACTCCCGGGATCGTTCGACGCCACCGGTTCCGTCCAGGTCGTCGTTCGGCCCGAATCGCTCGAACTCGGCGGACCGCTCGAGGCGACAGTCGAGCAAGCCACCTATCTGGGCGACCGGACGGAACTCGTTGTCGCACTGCCAGACGAACGTACGGTGACGCTGCGAGTGGACGGGAACGTGGAGTACAGCCGTGGAGACTCGGTCTCGATTTCGATCGATCCTGCGAGCGTCTGCGTTCTCCCTTGA
- a CDS encoding AI-2E family transporter, with protein MSIRKSQTRHREIGLATDVKNRGDTGTEIIRNSVEKVYMTKKSEPPQQSSHRNALTIFAVVSTALAVLLVFTYLQYVLLAIVLAYVLTPVQRRLEQWLSSATAAVATIAMSIVVFFIPVVYVLAIAFQQGLALFTAIQEGAFSPGRIEDRFETIGFVVDLDLLYATYQGPITQTAQRLATGTLSVIGGLPGVLIGLTVTGFVLFALLRDGEQFVAWLESVVPVDDRVQRELFVELDHLMWASVVGNVAVAGIQAVLLGIGLALVGMSGVVFLTVATFVLTLLPLIGTFGVWVPVSIYLLLVGRPVAASAILVYGSIISVSDIYLRPVIIGRSGAINAATIVVGIFGGLVVFGAIGLFIGPVVLGGAKIILDLFARENAQPIAD; from the coding sequence ATGTCCATCCGGAAATCTCAGACCCGTCATCGAGAAATCGGCCTGGCCACTGACGTGAAGAATCGCGGGGACACGGGCACGGAAATCATAAGAAACTCCGTCGAAAAGGTGTATATGACGAAGAAGAGCGAGCCGCCACAGCAGTCTTCGCACAGGAATGCACTGACAATCTTCGCAGTGGTAAGCACGGCGCTCGCCGTACTGCTCGTCTTCACATACTTGCAATACGTCTTGCTCGCGATCGTACTCGCATACGTTCTCACACCCGTACAACGGAGACTCGAGCAATGGCTGAGCTCGGCGACGGCAGCGGTCGCCACCATTGCGATGTCGATAGTCGTATTTTTCATTCCGGTCGTATACGTCCTCGCTATCGCTTTTCAGCAGGGCCTGGCGCTCTTCACCGCAATCCAGGAGGGAGCGTTCAGCCCGGGCCGTATCGAGGACCGATTCGAAACCATCGGATTCGTCGTCGACCTCGACCTGTTGTACGCGACCTATCAGGGTCCTATCACGCAGACCGCGCAGCGACTCGCCACTGGCACACTCTCCGTCATCGGCGGCCTCCCAGGTGTGCTGATTGGGCTCACCGTGACAGGTTTCGTCCTCTTCGCACTGTTACGCGACGGCGAACAGTTCGTCGCGTGGCTGGAATCGGTCGTCCCCGTCGACGATCGTGTACAGCGAGAACTGTTCGTAGAACTCGACCACCTCATGTGGGCCTCCGTCGTGGGTAACGTCGCTGTCGCGGGTATCCAAGCCGTGCTGTTAGGGATCGGACTAGCACTCGTTGGTATGTCCGGGGTCGTCTTCCTGACCGTCGCGACCTTCGTCCTCACGCTGCTCCCGCTAATCGGCACGTTCGGTGTCTGGGTGCCGGTTTCGATCTATCTTCTTCTGGTCGGACGGCCCGTGGCAGCGAGCGCGATACTGGTGTATGGTTCGATAATTAGCGTCTCCGACATCTACCTTCGACCAGTAATCATCGGCCGGAGCGGGGCGATCAATGCGGCAACCATCGTGGTGGGAATTTTCGGGGGACTCGTCGTGTTTGGAGCGATTGGCCTGTTCATCGGCCCCGTGGTCCTCGGGGGAGCGAAAATCATACTCGACCTATTCGCCCGGGAGAACGCGCAACCGATCGCCGACTAA
- a CDS encoding CBS domain-containing protein — MDISEILSTEFTEFDIGTPLSKVVGAFENQELDAVVVTDGDEYRGVVSRRQLASSSNQPSAKVGSQAQHVPAVARTEDVREVARLMIGSDAKTLPVLDDDCVVGVVTGDAVLEAVRPFLDAVTVDDAYTAKLISATPETTIGKALNMLREAGIAHLPVVDGDDLVGMLSLYDVIDFTTRGGSKSQGGSSSGFGGRGGGGQNRGGFGAREGDADRMLDLPVRNLISDAVATVERSAPLDEVVETMFEREVSSLVVTADDADEPIGIITKTDVIEALTWERDDRNAVQVFGLDLLEGMNYDDVSALIENMTSKYGEMTVIKASIELQEHKEQSRGVPLVLARIRLVTDRGYFTADGEGYGASHALRLAANAVERQLLKGKTYGHSKKHSDTDERAQLYGWWLGG, encoded by the coding sequence ATGGATATCTCTGAGATTCTCTCGACGGAGTTCACCGAGTTCGACATCGGAACCCCGCTCTCGAAGGTCGTCGGGGCGTTCGAGAACCAGGAACTCGATGCCGTCGTCGTGACGGACGGCGACGAGTACCGCGGTGTCGTCAGTCGTCGACAGCTCGCCTCCTCGTCCAACCAGCCCTCGGCGAAGGTCGGCTCACAGGCACAGCACGTCCCGGCCGTCGCTCGCACCGAAGACGTCCGTGAGGTTGCGCGACTCATGATCGGCAGCGACGCCAAAACGCTCCCCGTACTCGACGACGACTGTGTCGTCGGCGTAGTGACCGGCGATGCGGTCCTCGAGGCCGTCCGTCCGTTTCTCGACGCGGTGACCGTCGACGACGCCTACACGGCGAAGTTGATCAGTGCGACTCCTGAAACCACGATCGGGAAAGCGCTCAATATGCTTCGAGAAGCCGGTATCGCTCACCTCCCGGTCGTCGACGGGGACGACCTCGTGGGAATGCTAAGCCTGTACGACGTCATCGACTTCACGACGCGGGGCGGCAGCAAGAGTCAGGGCGGGTCGTCGAGTGGCTTCGGTGGCCGCGGTGGCGGGGGACAGAACCGTGGCGGGTTCGGCGCGCGCGAGGGCGATGCCGACCGGATGCTCGATCTGCCGGTACGGAACCTGATATCCGACGCAGTCGCGACGGTCGAGCGAAGCGCACCGCTCGACGAGGTCGTCGAGACGATGTTCGAGCGGGAGGTCTCCTCGCTCGTCGTCACGGCCGACGACGCCGACGAGCCGATCGGTATCATCACGAAGACGGACGTCATCGAGGCGCTTACCTGGGAGCGCGATGACCGGAACGCCGTGCAGGTGTTCGGACTCGACCTGCTCGAGGGGATGAACTACGACGACGTTTCCGCGCTGATCGAGAACATGACCTCGAAGTACGGTGAGATGACCGTAATCAAGGCCAGTATCGAACTGCAGGAGCACAAGGAACAGAGTCGGGGTGTGCCGCTGGTGCTCGCACGAATCCGACTGGTCACCGACCGCGGCTACTTCACGGCCGATGGGGAGGGCTACGGTGCCTCTCACGCCCTTCGACTTGCCGCGAACGCGGTCGAACGTCAGCTGCTCAAGGGGAAGACCTACGGCCACTCGAAGAAGCATTCAGACACTGACGAGCGGGCACAGCTCTATGGCTGGTGGCTTGGCGGGTAA
- a CDS encoding DUF5789 family protein, producing MTDDKQSRDEKDGEQGPRQSDRKVEKTRDRTREDQAMSGDPSGQLGDLGEALETHDYPTTTDELVAAYGDYEIETQGGTESLEEVLAPTDNQTYDSADDVQGRILGLIHR from the coding sequence ATGACAGATGACAAACAGAGCCGAGACGAGAAAGACGGTGAGCAAGGACCACGCCAGTCAGATCGAAAGGTAGAGAAAACACGCGACCGCACTCGTGAAGACCAAGCGATGAGTGGTGACCCTAGTGGGCAGCTCGGTGACCTCGGTGAAGCCCTCGAAACCCACGACTATCCAACCACGACGGATGAATTGGTTGCGGCCTATGGCGACTATGAGATCGAAACTCAGGGTGGGACGGAATCCCTCGAGGAAGTGCTTGCTCCCACTGATAACCAAACGTACGACTCCGCCGATGATGTTCAAGGCCGAATACTGGGACTGATACACCGGTGA